The window TTCGTTGTGGGAGATGCGGGTGAGCAAAGGGCTGGCACATTGAGCTGGCGAGGAAAAACAGGAAGGAAGGTCCGAAGGAAAGGTTTTAGGAGGGTCAAAACTGATTTTTAAATTAGTATTTTATTCAGGTGTAGATCAGGTGATAGAAGTCTCTTACTCATCATTTAGGTAATTAAAAATCGTATATTGCAGGTTTTTATGAACAAATGCAGTGAACACCTGCCAAAGACAACACTGTCCTGCCTCAGAGTGCTTTTGCTCTTAAAGGTCTCCTCCAGTTTTTCACCCCACTGGCTTTTCATGGTCTTCATAGAAGACAGCGGAGGAGCCACACTCCTGCTCTTTCATTGAACGAAACGCTCAGGTACAGGTACAGGAAGGGGCAGGGAAGAGGATGAAGAGCATCCCCCAGAAAACCTTAAATTCCTTATTTACTATCCAGATTCATCAGCTGAGCAGTAGGTTATTCAGCCGAAGAACCCGGTCTCGCCAGGAGCCCGTGTCCTGTAGCTACGAGCCCCGCAGCACCGGGGTGTTTCGGCACGCGTTTGGGGCGCAGGCTCCGGCCGGGCGGTCCCACAGGGCGCGGGGGAAGCTCcgcgcggcccggccccgccccttcCGGCGCGCGCGGACATGGCGGCCGTGCCCGAGGAGCAGGCCGGGCCCGAGTCCGGCCCGAAGCACAGAGAAAAGCAcaggaacaagaacaagaagaaagcgGCGCCAGGTGAGGGCGGGATGCGGGACGCGGGACTGGCGGCTGGCCGGGAGGGCCGCGGGCTGAGGGGGGCTCCGGGGGCGCTGCGGAGGGCACAGGCGGCTGGTGGTGCTTGGGGCCGCCAGCGGCGTTGCTGTGTTGTGGTGTGCCCGCTCTCGGCTTCCTCGCCTCACTTTGTGCCTTGTTCCTGTGTAATATACTTGAATAATCATCTTGTGTATACCAGATCAACAGCGCATATCTCAGCTGCGGATTTCttcttcgttttttttttttttaatatatatatatataaaggatTTAAAGCAGTAATTTTTCTAAGGTCAGAAGAGATGCAAACCGCACTCAACAGTGTATTAAATCAATCTTCTTATAAcaatagttttggttttttttctttttaatagcaGTTGATGAATCTGAACTTCTCACTGTGCCAGATGGGTGGAAAGAGCCAGCCTTTACAAGAGAGGATAATCCCAGAGGGCTGCTGGAAGAAAGCAGTTTTGCAACGTTGTTCCCGAAGTATAGAGAAGCATACTTGAAAGAATGCTGGCCACTTGTCCAGAAAGCCTTGGGGGAACATGTATGAACTTTTAACCGTTTTGATACTGCACTTTACCTTTTGGGACATATAGGTCGTAATTAAGCTAATGAAAACAGTGCAAGTTGCTCTTCTAATACCATGTTCATGAATTTCTACTGTGCTTGCCTTTTGAATTGGCAGTGTCATTTTTTGTCATCAAAATCGGTGAAGAACTGTGTAGCCAGACTTGCAGTTCTTTGTAAATGCTGTCAGCACTGTATTTGTAGCAGCAAATATCTCATCATCCAAGCACTGACAGCTTTGCTGTGCTTGAATTCAGGGAGATGAGAGAGGTGGTGCTTTGGGCCTTGGACACATATTCAGTCTGGGTTTTGTCTCTGTGTATGTGAATTTTCTTAAGCTAAAAGTCACTCAAGAAATTTTGCAAAATAGATCTACCTTCTGTTAGTTAACTGCTTACTGCCAAAGCTGAATTATGATATTGATCTGGTGTTTCTTTTCAAATACTGCAGTATGTGAACGCAGCGCTGGATCTCATTGAGGGAAGCATGACTGTCACTACCACTAAGAAGACTTTTGATCCGTATGCAATCATTAGGGCTAGAGACTTAATAAAACTTCTGGCAAGAAGTGTTCCATTTGAGCAGGTCTGTAATAAATCCTGAAAATTTTTATCTATCATAATGCCTATCTTTTGTCTTAAATCCTATCACAATATTATACTTAAATTCAGTCATAATACTCATAAAATACTACGTTTTAAAAACGTGGGAATTTCAAGGGAGtcaagtaaaagaaaatatatatttaaagtaAATATATCTGAAAGCAAAGGGAGAAGAATAAACTGAATTATTCTCTTGATTGCAATGAGTAATACATTTGAATTCAGATGACATTGCCTGCATCTCTTTAGGCAGTTCGTATCCTTCAGGATGATGTTGCGTGTGACATCATTAAGATAGGCTCTCTGGTGAGGAAGAGAGAGACTTTTATAAAAAGAAGAGCACGGCTTCTTGGGCCAAAAGGATCTACTCTGAAGGTATTTCCTAGAGGCGTAGTAACCACACAATACTGAGACCCAAATTTGTGTCATGTCTTCATATTATActaatttcttttcatttttggtGTAGGCCCTGGAACTGTTAACAAACTGTTATATCATGGTGCAAGGCAACACTGTTTCAGCTCTTGGACCCTTTAGTGGCCTAAAAGAGGTAAGATGAGGTAGATGAGCCATTTGTGTAGCAAACAAATTTCTGTGCCCAGCTCGAGGGTGGGTGATACTGCCGAGGTTGCCAGATTTTGTGTATCTCACTGACTTTTCAGCTGTGTGTTAGTAAGCTACATTTGCATGAATGTCCACAGTATTATCATCTTAGCTGCTGAATTTTGTTTAGACTCTAAGATCTTTCTGTCTTGGAAGAAAAATTATCTGTATATATTTTAATAACTATGTGGAAGAAGAATGCTTGTCAAAAGTAAGTTCCTCATGACACCATAAGATTCATGGTAACATGAAAATAATGTTTATGGGGCCTGCTGGAGTCTATTAGAAGCATGACAATAGTATTGGCATTTTTGAAGTGCTGTTCCTTCCAATTAACCCTGTGCTTTAGCTTCTTAAAGACTGGAATCAATGATCTTGGAGATCTTCTCCATCCTTAATGTTTCTGTAATTTTAAATGTTACTACTTTGGGGTGGCAGAGGAAGCACAGTATGTTATAGCTGATATTTTAATTGATTAGCATATGAAGTGCTTGATGAGCTTTCCGTTCTTCTTCTTTTGTACTCAATACAGGTTAGAAAAGTTGTTCTGGACACAATGAAGAATATACATCCCATATATAACATCAAGGTTAGCATGGTCCACTGCATGTTTGTTTACAAGAAAATGCGATTTCTTCCCAGAGGGTTGTATATTAAAAAATTACATGTTTCTGTGTGGTAGTCTATTTTGAGAATTTCTGTAGTGTGCTGCTTTATAAAAACCACTGACTTTAATATCCTTTATTTTACTAGGATACGTTGCCATAACACCATAATGGCAGTATCTGCAAAATCAAAGGAAAACTTTCTCTTTGATTGTTGGCTTGATACTTGCTCATTTAAACTAAAGCACCTTCTCCTGTGCATTCTGTCCCTGTTTTGAGACATCTTTCTGGTTCTGTTCATAATTAAGCCCTTCTGCTCTTACTGAAGTGAGATGTGCAAGGTTTGAATGTAGTATATTCCCTCTAAGAAAGTCTAGTAAACTTCTATTTTGGATCTCTTGGCTTCTATTGTAATACTCTTTTTTTAATAACTTCTTTGTGATGTTCTGAAACTACTGAAGACTTTGATGATCAAAAGGGAATTAGCAAAAGATCCTGAACTGAGGACACAAAGTTGGGAAAGATTTTTGCCTAAATTCAAGCGGAAGAACTTGAAAAAACGCAAGGAGCCCAAGAAGAAAAATACTAAGAAGGAGTACACACCGTTCCCACCTCCACAGCCAGAAAGCCAGGTCAGTTGAATCTTTATTTGGTTATGCAGGAATATAGCACACCTGAAATTGTGTTCTTTGTAAAAAGAGGTGGGGAGGCCTTTTCTGTCACGTTCTGATTTCCTGATACTACAGGTCTGGCTTATAATGCCTAATTAATTAAGGCTTCTTGCTGCTTGTCTTACACAGATTGATAAAGAATTGGCAAGTGGTGAATACTTCTTGAAAGAAAGACAGAAGAAACGCAAGCAAATGGAAGAGATAAAGGTAAAGTTGTATCAATCCAGGGTCCAGTTAAAAAGCGTTTGATTGCTGACTtggaatctgattttttttttttgtccttttttgccctcctctgTTGCTGCTTGACTTTTTTATTGGCAACTTCAGGCAAAGCAAGCAGATGCAGTCAAGAGAAGacaagaagaaagaaataaagcttttatcCCACCAAAGGAAAAGCCAGCTGTGAAAACAAAGAAAGGTAaccatttttttcctgttgtaaAATCTTCTGTTGTCAATTTCTAAGCTGAGTGATTTTGCAAATACAGCCTAGGAAAAAGAGAGATCGTCCAAAAAGTCCTGGTGTTAAGATCCATGCCCAGAGATTGCCAGGGACACTAGAAAGATCGTCTAGCCAATAATTTTATACCTATAAAATTCTCCATTGAAGAGTCAGTCTCAATTGGTTGTTTGAGCTTCATCAATTTTTGCCTTTCAGTTTTACAGTGATGCTGCCATAACTTTTACATTCAAGTAAACAGAAAGCGATACTTAGTTGAAAAACTTACATCACAACTTTGGTACAAGATAGAGTAAATAGTTCTAACCTTTTCTAATAGTTCTAACTTTTTCTAAAGGTTATAGTAAAACCACACTATGTGCAGAGTAAGAGCTTATGTTCtcaaatgttttatttttttaactggaGAAACAACAATCTTTGTATTTCTTACTGTGTAGCCTCCACTGAGAAAAAGATTGATATTGAAGCAATCAAAGAAAAGGTAAAGAATGCGAAGAAGAAGAAATTAGGAGCACTTCCTGAGGAAGAAGTAAAGTTAAAAATGGCagcagatgaaaagaaaaaaaagaagaagaagtaaTTCACCACCCAAGATGTTTACTTGTCACCTCTGATaatgaacatttttacactctgaAGATGGGAGATTTTTTGCTGTCAGTATGATGTGGACAAGAAAAGACTAAGTAAATGATCATTCTCTTTTCCAAAGTACAGTTTAATTAGAGGACCTACAATAGCTGTACAAGCTTGGCGAGATTGGTGAAGAAAATCTGTGCTACTGTGTTGTTTGATGTAGTAAGAGAATGTATTTGGATAATATCCATCTGTCTAAAGGAGGAGTTTAAAGTGGAGTGTTAAACATTTGGGCCAGATAACTCTGGGAAGGTTAAAGCTCAAGGTAATTCTGTAAAAGACTACCAGACAATATGCAGCCTCAAGTTGTGGTGATAACTTTTGCTAAGCAGGCAAGATTTATTACTAtataatgcttttatttttgtaaaagctgatttttttttgtgtgtgtcttgTCTCAATGTCAATAAACTATTTTAATACAATGTTCTGAAACCATAGTTAATCTACTGCACAACCTTCATTGTGTTGTCCAGGAAACCACTGATAAACTGTCATTTATTAGCATTATCGTGATGGGTTTTTACACAGAATATGGTACAAAGCAAGTGTCTTTACACAGAGATTGTGCTGCAGGGAAAGCAAAAAGTTGTGTTATTTACCTTTAAATATATTCTTAGTTTAGTTCCTTCTTGCAAGAATATCTTTAAAAAttgtgttccttttttttttttttttggcacttGCCCTATTTTAAAGGAAGTTTAGAGGTTTTTCAATTTCCCGAAACTGTGAAATGTGATGAAATAAAGTGCACCAGCAGAGCATATGTTGTTTATTTCATAGGTCTGGGATTAAAGAAACAAATGTATTGAGGGGGAGATAGAGCAACACTAATGTTATGATTCTGAGTGCCTTTGCTAGGGTTTGGAATTTTGATCACTGCACGTGCAGTGGAAATGGTTCTAGAAGGATGCAGCTCTATGCCTTTTAGTGACCTTTTATTTGAAACTAGTAGGTGAAAAcacatcccttttttttttgtttgatagaTGCCACATTGTaaagtttgtttttgtttgataGATGCCACATTGTAAAGTTTGGGCATTTATTCCCCCTATGCCCACAGGTTTTTAAGGGAAGGTCTTTCTTAGGATTTCCTAAGAGCTGCTTAAGTATATAGTTAAATGAAACTGTTAACATTTTGAACTTTCAGGGCTCTGCATTGCTTCTGTTTCTTCTCCTGGAGACCACACCGTAATTAAGCAGTAGAGAACTCCTGCTGAGCTCATTTTAAGCTCCTGGGACACAGCAGCTAATCTTGTTCTCTTTCCTGCCTTCCTCTTTCCAGTAGTAGGACACTGCCCCACATGGGGGGCAGAGACTGTCCTGCAAGGTCTGCTGTGGAGCCCTGTGCAGGAGGAGTACCCACACATTGCGTCCTGCTGCCCAGGTGCCCCTTGTCAGCTGATTTTTAGTTGGGACTTTGCAGTACATGGAACTTGAGGCCTGGGTTTCACACAAGAGTGTCTCTGAATGTGCTATCTTGGCTATGGAGGCTCCAGCAGTCACCAaagatgtgtatatatataaagataGATCAAGCATGAAATTTGTAATTTTGTCCCCAGACATATTTGCATTTTGAAAAATTATTTATTCAAGGAATGTTGTGATATTGAAATGATTCTAGTATAAGAGTACTAGCAGATAATGATCTGGAAGTGTAATGTGAGAAATGTTGGGTCCCAGTTCCAGTGTTTTCAGTTAAAATCCATGTCAGTAGTAAGGTCAGGGTCAGGAGTAGGCATGCAGAAACAGTGACAGGTATTGTGGTGACAGTACTGCAGAAATGAAGGGGAGAGGGGAACTTCCCCcacagcagtgtgtgcagagggACAGGGTGCAGAAGCTTCTAAAAGTGTAGACAGGGAT of the Melospiza melodia melodia isolate bMelMel2 chromosome 4, bMelMel2.pri, whole genome shotgun sequence genome contains:
- the KRR1 gene encoding KRR1 small subunit processome component homolog isoform X1 translates to MAAVPEEQAGPESGPKHREKHRNKNKKKAAPAVDESELLTVPDGWKEPAFTREDNPRGLLEESSFATLFPKYREAYLKECWPLVQKALGEHYVNAALDLIEGSMTVTTTKKTFDPYAIIRARDLIKLLARSVPFEQAVRILQDDVACDIIKIGSLVRKRETFIKRRARLLGPKGSTLKALELLTNCYIMVQGNTVSALGPFSGLKEVRKVVLDTMKNIHPIYNIKTLMIKRELAKDPELRTQSWERFLPKFKRKNLKKRKEPKKKNTKKEYTPFPPPQPESQIDKELASGEYFLKERQKKRKQMEEIKAKQADAVKRRQEERNKAFIPPKEKPAVKTKKASTEKKIDIEAIKEKVKNAKKKKLGALPEEEVKLKMAADEKKKKKKK
- the KRR1 gene encoding KRR1 small subunit processome component homolog isoform X2, which encodes MAAVPEEQAGPESGPKHREKHRNKNKKKAAPVDESELLTVPDGWKEPAFTREDNPRGLLEESSFATLFPKYREAYLKECWPLVQKALGEHYVNAALDLIEGSMTVTTTKKTFDPYAIIRARDLIKLLARSVPFEQAVRILQDDVACDIIKIGSLVRKRETFIKRRARLLGPKGSTLKALELLTNCYIMVQGNTVSALGPFSGLKEVRKVVLDTMKNIHPIYNIKTLMIKRELAKDPELRTQSWERFLPKFKRKNLKKRKEPKKKNTKKEYTPFPPPQPESQIDKELASGEYFLKERQKKRKQMEEIKAKQADAVKRRQEERNKAFIPPKEKPAVKTKKASTEKKIDIEAIKEKVKNAKKKKLGALPEEEVKLKMAADEKKKKKKK